The following coding sequences lie in one Xiphophorus maculatus strain JP 163 A chromosome 4, X_maculatus-5.0-male, whole genome shotgun sequence genomic window:
- the LOC102225335 gene encoding growth arrest-specific protein 1-like — MRCRCSSLALLLWLLVALDAQLVCWQAILKCHNEPECELAYNQYLVACEGNIHGTRSQCPSHCIQALIRLNNTRSGPDLETCDCVQDPNCLGAKRAIEPCLPRRHPSDAGGIGCMEARQRCEEDSSCHASLSAYLSYCGQLFNGRRCTSRCKATIQQMLFIPNGMLLNRCVCDGVERPFCEVVKENMSKLCSIGDHSVASDQPEVEIYDYEDDDRKVDREEGYTDSSSACQRSPSFMMFVFLWILF; from the coding sequence ATGAGATGTCGGTGCAGCTCGCTGGCGCTTCTCCTGTGGCTGCTGGTGGCTTTGGACGCCCAGCTAGTCTGCTGGCAGGCGATCCTGAAGTGCCACAACGAGCCCGAGTGTGAGCTCGCCTACAACCAGTACTTGGTGGCATGCGAGGGGAACATCCACGGGACGAGGAGCCAGTGCCCGAGCCACTGCATCCAGGCGCTGATCCGGCTCAACAACACCCGCAGCGGGCCGGATCTGGAGACCTGTGACTGCGTTCAGGACCCGAATTGCCTCGGCGCGAAGCGGGCCATAGAGCCGTGCCTGCCCCGCAGACACCCCAGCGATGCAGGGGGCATCGGCTGCATGGAGGCCCGCCAGCGGTGTGAGGAGGACAGCAGCTGCCACGCCTCCCTTTCGGCCTACCTGTCGTACTGCGGGCAGCTGTTCAACGGCAGGCGGTGCACCTCCAGGTGCAAGGCCACCATCCAGCAGATGCTGTTCATCCCGAACGGCATGCTGCTGAACCGCTGCGTTTGTGACGGCGTGGAGAGACCTTTCTGCGAGGTGGTCAAGGAGAACATGAGCAAGCTTTGTTCCATTGGGGACCACAGCGTTGCTTCTGACCAACCTGAAGTTGAGATCTACGACTATGAGGATGATGATCGAAAAGTTGACAGAGAGGAGGGTTACACTGACAGCTCCTCTGCGTGCCAGAGGTCACCCAGCTTCATGATGTTTGTCTTTCTATGGATATTATTCTGA
- the cplx3 gene encoding complexin-3 — protein MAFMVKHVVGGQLKNLTGGLTEEKSEGEKTEASAQGMTQEEFEQYQQQLEEEKQEREANFAQKKAERATVRTHFREKYRLPKNELDETQIQQAGDDVVLPTELAKMIAEDNQEETHKQSVLGQLSNIQNVDIDQLKDKAQATLEDLKKQTENCNLM, from the exons ATGGCTTTCATGGTGAAACACGTGGTGGGAGGGCAGCTGAAGAACCTGACAGGCGGCCTCACGGAGGAGAAATCCgagggagagaaaacagaagcCTCCGCGCAGGGAATGACTCAAGAGGAATTTGAACAATATCAGCAACAGTTAGAGGAGGAAAA ACAAGAACGAGAAGCTaattttgcccagaagaaagcAGAGAGGGCTACAGTCAGAACCCATTTTCGCGAAAAGTACAGACTACCAAAG AATGAGCTCGACGAGACCCAGATCCAGCAGGCAGGGGACGACGTAGTGCTGCCCACAGAGCTGGCCAAGATGATTGCTGAGGACAACCAGGAGGAGACGCACAAGCAGTCTGTGCTGGGCCAGCTGTCCAACATCCAGAACGTGGACATCGACCAGCTGAAGGACAAAGCCCAGGCCACACTGGAAGACCTCAAGAAGCAGACGGAAAACTGCAATCTCATGTGA